A genomic segment from Agrobacterium vitis encodes:
- a CDS encoding SAM-dependent methyltransferase — protein MASSLRGMLMRIIRKGTLEVIGADGQMQRFGDGSGPPIAIHFFDDQAEDEIYRDAQLKLGEIYMQGRMAFEKGDIYDLLALVKTNTLVSDLTFPMVWRGLLRVVAAKVRGALPVNRNQRNVAHHYDLSAKLFDLFLDEDWQYSCAYFNPPGISLEEAQLAKKRHIAAKLMAEPGQRVLEIGSGWGGMGIYLAETCGVDVSGITLSEEQLKVSRERARKRGLDERLRFDLQDYRTLKAQPFDRLVSVGMFEHVGPTHYLHYFRKVHELMQDDGVMILHSIGQPYPALYNNPFFEKYIFPGGYIPSLAEVLPAIEKSGLLVADCEILPMHYAHTLRHWRERFLARREEAARLYDERFVRMWEFYLAGSEMAFTHEDFFIFQLQITKKRMSVPDNRDYIAAREEALKAAEALRAPLEMVLF, from the coding sequence ATGGCATCGTCTCTTCGTGGCATGTTGATGAGGATCATCCGTAAAGGCACGCTGGAGGTCATCGGGGCCGATGGCCAGATGCAGCGTTTCGGAGATGGTTCGGGGCCGCCGATTGCGATCCATTTCTTCGATGACCAGGCAGAAGACGAGATCTATCGCGATGCACAGCTAAAGCTGGGTGAGATCTACATGCAGGGCCGGATGGCCTTCGAAAAAGGCGATATCTACGACCTGCTGGCACTGGTGAAAACCAATACGCTGGTGTCCGACCTGACCTTTCCGATGGTCTGGCGCGGGCTGCTGCGGGTGGTGGCGGCGAAAGTGCGGGGCGCGTTGCCTGTTAACCGCAACCAGCGCAATGTCGCCCATCATTACGATCTCAGCGCCAAGCTGTTCGACCTGTTTCTCGATGAGGACTGGCAATATTCCTGCGCCTATTTCAATCCGCCGGGCATTTCGCTGGAAGAGGCGCAATTGGCGAAGAAACGCCACATCGCCGCAAAGCTGATGGCCGAACCGGGCCAGCGGGTGTTGGAAATCGGCTCCGGCTGGGGCGGCATGGGGATCTATCTGGCGGAAACCTGCGGGGTCGATGTTAGCGGTATCACTCTCAGCGAAGAACAGTTGAAGGTATCGCGCGAACGGGCGCGCAAACGCGGTCTCGACGAAAGGCTGCGGTTCGACTTGCAGGATTACCGCACACTGAAGGCCCAGCCGTTTGATCGGCTGGTGTCGGTCGGCATGTTCGAGCATGTCGGCCCAACCCATTACCTGCATTATTTCCGCAAGGTGCATGAGTTGATGCAGGATGATGGGGTGATGATCCTGCATTCCATCGGCCAGCCGTATCCGGCGCTCTACAACAATCCGTTTTTCGAGAAATATATCTTCCCCGGTGGCTATATCCCGTCGCTTGCCGAGGTCCTGCCAGCCATTGAAAAATCCGGTCTGCTGGTGGCCGATTGCGAAATTCTGCCCATGCATTACGCCCATACCCTGAGACACTGGCGAGAGCGGTTCCTGGCGCGCCGCGAAGAGGCGGCGCGGCTTTATGACGAACGCTTTGTGCGGATGTGGGAGTTTTACCTCGCAGGCTCAGAAATGGCCTTCACCCATGAGGATTTCTTCATTTTCCAGCTGCAAATCACCAAGAAGCGGATGAGTGTGCCCGACAATCGCGACTATATCGCCGCACGTGAAGAGGCGCTGAAAGCGGCGGAAGCGTTGCGCGCACCCTTGGAAATGGTGCTGTTCTGA
- the ubiA gene encoding 4-hydroxybenzoate octaprenyltransferase gives MSTASDTTARVQDALSDNWVYRLLPRAVWPYAQLARWDRPIGWELLMWPCFWSSALAANFLASSGVLPVFTFIAHLLLFFIGSVAMRGAGCTYNDLVDEKIDMEVARTRSRPLPSGRVTRGQAKLFILVQALVGAVVLFCFNGFSIVLGLASLAIVLIYPFAKRFTDWPQFFLGLAFSWGGLMGWAGLTGSLSWAAVLLYVAAVVWTIGYDTIYAHQDKEDDALIGVRSTARLFAEDTKIWLTGFYGAMGLLLALSFLLAGASFPAYLGLLVALVLLGYQIKVLDINNPVQCLALFKLNGKVGLILFIGLVAAIPFA, from the coding sequence ATGAGCACCGCCAGCGACACCACCGCCCGCGTCCAGGACGCGCTTTCCGATAATTGGGTCTACCGCCTGTTGCCACGGGCGGTCTGGCCCTATGCGCAACTGGCCCGCTGGGACCGGCCAATCGGCTGGGAATTGCTGATGTGGCCGTGCTTCTGGTCATCGGCGCTGGCCGCCAATTTTCTGGCCTCCAGCGGAGTGCTACCGGTCTTTACCTTCATCGCTCACCTCCTGCTGTTTTTCATCGGCTCCGTTGCCATGCGCGGTGCCGGGTGCACCTATAATGATCTGGTCGATGAAAAAATCGATATGGAGGTTGCCCGCACCCGCTCGCGCCCCTTGCCGTCGGGGCGGGTAACGCGAGGACAAGCCAAGCTGTTTATCCTTGTGCAGGCGCTGGTTGGGGCAGTGGTGCTGTTTTGTTTTAACGGGTTTTCCATCGTGCTTGGCCTGGCGTCGCTGGCCATCGTACTGATCTATCCCTTCGCCAAGCGGTTTACCGATTGGCCGCAGTTTTTCCTTGGCCTGGCTTTTTCCTGGGGCGGGTTGATGGGCTGGGCGGGGCTGACAGGATCGCTGTCCTGGGCGGCCGTGCTGCTCTATGTCGCCGCCGTGGTTTGGACCATCGGCTATGACACTATCTATGCCCATCAGGACAAGGAGGACGACGCCCTGATCGGCGTTCGTTCCACCGCGAGGCTGTTTGCCGAGGACACCAAGATCTGGCTCACCGGATTTTACGGCGCGATGGGCCTGTTGCTGGCCCTGTCCTTCCTCTTGGCTGGAGCCAGTTTCCCCGCCTATCTTGGCCTGCTTGTCGCGCTCGTCCTACTTGGCTACCAGATCAAGGTGCTGGATATCAACAATCCGGTTCAGTGTTTGGCGCTGTTCAAGCTGAATGGTAAGGTTGGGCTGATCCTGTTTATCGGTCTGGTTGCTGCTATTCCCTTCGCCTGA
- a CDS encoding metal/formaldehyde-sensitive transcriptional repressor translates to MSHTIKHQAKLLARVRRMKGQMEAIETALLAEKPCGDIMNLTASVRGALTGLMSELVEEHIREHIVAEDLGASERHQGADELIDVIRSYLK, encoded by the coding sequence ATGAGCCATACAATCAAACACCAGGCCAAGCTTCTCGCCCGCGTCCGCCGGATGAAGGGACAGATGGAGGCCATCGAAACCGCGCTTCTGGCTGAAAAGCCTTGCGGCGATATTATGAACCTGACGGCCTCTGTGCGGGGAGCCCTGACCGGGCTGATGTCCGAACTGGTCGAAGAGCATATCCGCGAGCATATCGTTGCCGAAGATCTCGGCGCATCCGAGCGTCATCAAGGCGCCGACGAACTCATCGACGTGATCAGGAGCTACCTGAAATGA
- the dmeF gene encoding CDF family Co(II)/Ni(II) efflux transporter DmeF, translating into MTQAPTSQGHDSHQHHPHDHHPHGQEGHVHPHPHGPGNRHSHVFLGRDHQRNERRTWAVIGVTTVMMVVEIVAGNLFGSMALTADGWHMATHAGAIFVSALAYSLARRHADNSGFTFGTGKFGDLAAFSSAIFLGLVAVIIAWESLWRVFQPVAINFSEAIIIASIGLAVNLVCALLLQEDHHHGHGHKHDHEHHEHGHHAHSETSGSHGGRDRNLRAAYIHVLADALTSVMAIAALLLGSFFGWLWLDPLIGIAGAVVIGSWAFGLMRDSGMVLLDHVSDAEDLSGTIRRVIEAEGADIADLHVWQLGPGHHGAIVSLVAREPQSPAWYREKLSQIAALSHVTVEVERAEAA; encoded by the coding sequence ATGACCCAGGCCCCGACGTCTCAAGGCCACGATTCTCATCAGCATCACCCTCATGACCACCATCCGCACGGGCAAGAGGGGCATGTTCATCCGCATCCGCATGGGCCGGGCAATCGCCACAGCCATGTCTTTCTTGGCAGAGACCATCAGCGCAACGAGCGTCGCACCTGGGCAGTGATCGGCGTCACCACCGTGATGATGGTGGTGGAAATCGTCGCGGGCAATCTGTTCGGCTCCATGGCGCTGACGGCGGATGGCTGGCATATGGCCACCCATGCCGGGGCGATTTTTGTTTCGGCGCTCGCCTATAGCCTGGCGCGGCGCCATGCTGATAACAGTGGTTTTACCTTCGGAACCGGCAAATTCGGCGATCTGGCGGCCTTTTCGAGCGCGATATTTCTCGGCCTCGTGGCTGTTATCATCGCCTGGGAAAGTCTCTGGCGGGTGTTTCAGCCGGTCGCCATCAACTTTAGCGAGGCCATCATCATCGCCAGTATTGGCCTGGCCGTTAATCTGGTCTGCGCGCTGCTGCTTCAGGAAGACCATCATCACGGGCATGGGCATAAACATGACCATGAGCATCACGAGCACGGCCATCACGCCCATTCAGAAACGTCCGGCAGCCATGGCGGTCGCGACCGTAATTTGCGCGCCGCCTATATCCATGTACTGGCGGATGCACTGACATCTGTCATGGCGATTGCAGCCTTGCTGCTCGGCAGTTTTTTCGGCTGGCTCTGGCTCGATCCGCTGATCGGCATCGCAGGCGCGGTGGTCATTGGTAGCTGGGCCTTCGGCCTGATGCGCGATAGCGGCATGGTTCTTCTCGATCATGTCTCGGATGCCGAAGACCTCTCCGGCACTATCCGCCGGGTGATTGAAGCGGAAGGGGCCGATATTGCCGATCTTCACGTCTGGCAATTGGGCCCCGGTCATCACGGTGCCATCGTTTCGCTGGTGGCGCGCGAGCCGCAATCTCCCGCCTGGTACCGCGAAAAATTGTCCCAGATTGCCGCTTTGTCGCATGTGACTGTCGAGGTTGAGCGCGCCGAGGCGGCATAG
- a CDS encoding DUF6101 family protein — protein sequence MTNTVMKPVWAGATFRLEPSRFPQHVTYTLRDASGNVSVTLDERGAVLRKILPASGLPMSFALPARAFKGIAARAIDHGNGEVTVTLELHHADPDLCIPLLVAHDLCDIAADWRSWAETFRIPMLMVEADGVARPLEEHLGELRAEPPRSRRRHSYFAERRPRFLVRRTTGSLGVAMKISGKEIIARR from the coding sequence ATGACGAACACGGTTATGAAGCCCGTCTGGGCCGGAGCAACGTTTCGACTGGAACCATCACGGTTTCCGCAACATGTGACTTATACGTTGCGCGATGCTTCCGGCAATGTCTCCGTTACACTCGACGAGCGCGGTGCCGTGCTGCGCAAGATCCTTCCGGCCAGCGGCTTGCCGATGTCCTTTGCCCTTCCAGCCCGGGCTTTCAAGGGGATCGCCGCCCGCGCCATCGACCATGGCAATGGCGAAGTGACCGTGACGCTGGAACTGCATCACGCCGATCCGGACCTGTGCATTCCGCTGCTGGTTGCCCATGATCTCTGCGATATTGCCGCCGACTGGCGCAGCTGGGCTGAAACCTTCCGCATTCCGATGCTGATGGTCGAGGCCGATGGCGTTGCCCGGCCGCTGGAAGAGCATCTAGGCGAATTGCGCGCCGAGCCGCCACGCAGCCGTCGCCGCCATTCCTATTTTGCAGAGCGTCGTCCGCGCTTTCTGGTCCGCCGCACCACCGGTTCGCTGGGCGTTGCGATGAAAATTTCCGGCAAGGAAATCATCGCCCGCCGTTAA